The Streptomyces seoulensis genome contains a region encoding:
- a CDS encoding lysophospholipid acyltransferase family protein translates to MFYHLLKYVLLGPVLRLLFRPRIEGLDHVPDSGAAIIAGNHLSFSDHFLMPAILKRRITFLAKAEYFTGPGLKGRLTAFFFRSAGQIPVDRSGKEAGRAAVREGLKVLGRGELLGIYPEGTRSHDGRLYKGKVGVAVMALKAGAPVVPCAMIGTFEAQPPGRKIPKLRPITIRFGEPLDFSRYEGMEDEKAVLRAVTDEIMYAVLALSGQEYVDRYAAEVKAEAEAARTRRFPRRR, encoded by the coding sequence GTGTTCTACCACTTGCTGAAGTACGTACTGCTGGGTCCGGTGCTCAGGCTGCTCTTCCGGCCCCGGATCGAAGGGCTGGACCATGTGCCGGACTCGGGCGCGGCGATCATCGCCGGGAACCATCTGTCGTTCTCCGACCACTTCCTGATGCCCGCCATCCTCAAGCGCCGGATCACCTTCCTGGCCAAGGCGGAGTACTTCACCGGGCCGGGGCTCAAGGGGCGCCTCACGGCGTTCTTCTTCCGCAGCGCGGGCCAGATCCCGGTGGACCGTTCGGGCAAGGAGGCCGGTCGGGCGGCCGTCCGGGAGGGGCTGAAGGTGCTGGGCCGAGGCGAGCTGCTGGGGATCTACCCCGAGGGCACGCGGTCGCACGACGGGCGGCTGTACAAGGGGAAGGTCGGGGTCGCCGTGATGGCGCTGAAGGCCGGGGCGCCGGTCGTGCCCTGCGCCATGATCGGCACGTTCGAGGCCCAGCCGCCCGGCCGGAAGATCCCGAAGCTGCGCCCGATCACCATCCGCTTCGGCGAGCCGCTGGACTTCTCCCGCTACGAGGGCATGGAGGACGAGAAGGCCGTCCTGCGGGCCGTCACGGACGAGATCATGTACGCCGTTCTGGCGCTCTCGGGCCAGGAGTACGTGGACCGGTACGCGGCCGAGGTGAAGGCGGAGGCCGAGGCGGCGCGCACCCGCCGGTTCCCCCGGCGGCGCTGA
- a CDS encoding cytochrome ubiquinol oxidase subunit I, which translates to MLTVDLARYPMLLAAAEPDQLLPAREQMAFTLGFHIILVPFGVALTSLMLIANYRGLRKGDEAALLLARRWSKVAALLFAVGAITGTVLSFELGLLWPGLMGKYGAAFGFPFAIEGLFFFLEAIFVAIYIYGWDRMPPWAHFWSGVPVALASIGGAGAVIAANSWMNQPGGITMRGGKLVDVRPGEVFFNNAFWLQFWHMLLAAYIVAGFCVASVYAVGMIRGRRGHYQKLGFLISFITAAVALPVQIFVGDTIARQVFDDEPAKFAAIELLPTTGTHVPETLGGVLIDGEVRYGISVPWVASILAGFKPSTRIQGLEAVPADVRPTTAQVNIVHWAFDIMVGTSMLMLAVAAWFVWIWWKRRNTLQTNRWFLGAASVCGIVSILSLEAGWVTTEVGRQPWIVVGLLRTRDAVTTQGNLWPTFAGVIVLYAAVGAGAIWVLLSMKRRWQKQGDESVHVPYGPDATPGSRLERSKGKVL; encoded by the coding sequence ATGTTGACGGTCGACCTGGCCAGGTACCCCATGCTCCTGGCCGCCGCCGAGCCGGATCAGCTACTGCCGGCCAGAGAACAGATGGCCTTCACCCTGGGCTTCCACATCATCCTGGTGCCCTTCGGCGTGGCGCTGACCAGCCTGATGCTCATCGCCAACTACCGGGGACTGCGCAAGGGTGACGAGGCCGCGCTGCTGCTGGCCCGGCGCTGGTCCAAGGTGGCCGCCCTGCTCTTCGCGGTCGGCGCCATCACCGGAACGGTCCTGTCCTTCGAGCTCGGTCTGCTGTGGCCGGGGCTGATGGGGAAGTACGGCGCCGCCTTCGGCTTCCCCTTCGCCATCGAGGGCCTGTTCTTCTTCCTCGAAGCGATCTTCGTGGCGATCTACATCTACGGCTGGGACCGGATGCCACCCTGGGCCCACTTCTGGTCGGGCGTACCGGTGGCGCTGGCCAGCATCGGCGGAGCGGGCGCCGTCATCGCCGCGAACAGCTGGATGAACCAGCCCGGCGGCATCACGATGCGCGGTGGCAAGCTCGTCGACGTCAGACCGGGCGAGGTCTTCTTCAACAACGCCTTCTGGCTCCAGTTCTGGCACATGCTGCTGGCCGCCTACATCGTCGCCGGATTCTGCGTGGCGAGCGTCTACGCGGTGGGCATGATCAGAGGGCGGCGCGGCCACTACCAGAAGCTCGGCTTCCTGATCAGCTTCATCACCGCCGCGGTCGCCCTGCCGGTGCAGATCTTCGTCGGTGACACCATCGCCCGGCAGGTCTTCGACGACGAGCCCGCCAAGTTCGCGGCCATCGAGCTGCTGCCCACGACAGGCACCCATGTGCCCGAGACGCTCGGCGGTGTGCTCATCGACGGCGAGGTCCGCTACGGCATCTCGGTGCCGTGGGTGGCCTCCATCCTCGCCGGGTTCAAACCCTCGACCCGCATCCAGGGACTCGAAGCCGTCCCCGCCGACGTCAGACCCACCACCGCACAGGTCAACATCGTGCACTGGGCGTTCGACATCATGGTCGGCACCTCCATGCTGATGCTGGCCGTGGCCGCCTGGTTCGTCTGGATCTGGTGGAAGCGCCGGAACACCCTGCAGACCAACCGCTGGTTCCTGGGCGCCGCCTCCGTGTGCGGCATCGTCTCCATCCTCAGCCTGGAAGCGGGCTGGGTGACCACCGAGGTCGGCCGGCAGCCGTGGATCGTCGTCGGGCTGCTACGCACCAGAGACGCGGTGACCACCCAGGGCAACCTCTGGCCCACCTTCGCGGGGGTGATCGTGCTCTATGCCGCGGTCGGTGCGGGTGCCATCTGGGTGCTGCTGTCGATGAAGCGACGCTGGCAGAAACAGGGTGACGAGAGCGTCCACGTGCCCTACGGACCCGACGCCACACCCGGCTCCCGGCTGGAACGCTCCAAGGGGAAGGTGCTGTAA
- a CDS encoding cytochrome d ubiquinol oxidase subunit II produces the protein MAELVAVFLFIGVVAYAVLGGADFGAGLWDLMAGGAKRGREPRHLIDVSLAPVWEANHTWLIYCLVVLWSGFPTAFAAITTTLYIPLVLALLGIVLRGAGFAFRKATVRTEEQRLYGAAFALSSVLTPYCFGAVAGGLASGRVPTAGNGDAVSSWVNPTSILGGILAILACSYLAATYLTVEALHRDDHTLYRYYRNRALAAGAVTGAVTIAGIFVLQADSPRLFDRLSGPALPLVVLAAAAGLVGLALLRAKRTIGTRVAAAGAVALVVIGWGVAQTPYLLGTHLTINEAAAPNSTLAVVVGVAIVAAVLIVPSLVLLFRLSGRGTVGVGDRPFRGAVKEGDRSAGTEGSLAVAAKGHHDAGTAGGRASLTKGGGDQVPAVPLDRTAVQQEPRPRWVPYALCAGAVAATAVAGVRVVRRSREHTRYGGKSPGSAN, from the coding sequence ATGGCCGAGTTGGTCGCGGTATTCCTCTTCATCGGCGTCGTCGCCTACGCGGTGCTCGGCGGAGCCGACTTCGGCGCGGGCCTGTGGGACCTGATGGCGGGCGGCGCCAAGCGCGGCCGCGAGCCACGCCACCTGATCGACGTCTCCCTGGCGCCGGTGTGGGAGGCCAACCACACCTGGCTGATCTACTGCCTCGTGGTCCTGTGGAGCGGCTTCCCCACCGCCTTCGCCGCCATCACCACCACGCTCTACATCCCGCTGGTACTCGCCCTGCTCGGCATCGTGCTGCGCGGCGCCGGGTTCGCCTTCCGCAAGGCGACCGTCCGCACCGAGGAGCAACGCCTCTACGGCGCCGCGTTCGCGCTGTCCTCCGTGCTGACGCCGTACTGCTTCGGCGCCGTCGCCGGCGGCCTGGCCTCCGGCCGCGTGCCCACGGCGGGCAACGGCGACGCGGTGTCGAGCTGGGTCAACCCCACCAGCATCCTCGGCGGCATCCTCGCGATCCTGGCCTGCTCCTACCTGGCCGCCACCTATCTGACCGTGGAGGCGCTGCACCGCGACGACCACACCCTGTACCGGTACTACCGCAACCGGGCGCTGGCCGCCGGTGCGGTGACCGGCGCGGTGACCATCGCGGGCATCTTCGTCCTGCAGGCCGACTCGCCGCGCCTCTTCGATCGCCTCAGCGGCCCCGCGCTGCCCCTGGTGGTCCTCGCGGCCGCCGCCGGGCTGGTCGGACTGGCCCTGCTGCGGGCCAAGCGGACCATCGGAACCCGGGTGGCGGCGGCGGGCGCCGTCGCACTGGTCGTGATCGGCTGGGGCGTGGCGCAGACGCCGTACCTCCTCGGCACCCACCTCACCATCAACGAGGCCGCGGCCCCGAACTCCACCCTGGCCGTGGTCGTCGGCGTCGCCATCGTGGCGGCGGTGCTCATCGTGCCGTCCCTGGTGCTCCTGTTCCGGCTCAGCGGCCGCGGCACCGTGGGGGTAGGTGACCGGCCCTTTCGGGGCGCTGTGAAGGAGGGGGACCGGAGCGCCGGCACGGAGGGGAGCCTGGCTGTCGCGGCCAAGGGCCACCACGATGCCGGGACGGCAGGCGGCCGGGCCTCTCTGACGAAGGGCGGCGGCGACCAGGTCCCCGCCGTACCGCTCGACCGGACCGCCGTCCAGCAGGAGCCCCGCCCCCGCTGGGTGCCCTACGCCCTGTGCGCCGGGGCGGTGGCCGCGACCGCGGTCGCGGGAGTGCGCGTGGTCCGCCGGTCGCGGGAGCACACGCGGTACGGCGGTAAGTCCCCCGGTTCCGCGAACTGA
- a CDS encoding DUF6153 family protein, which yields MPGTAPQRAPRAPLRRPLGLLVLAVLAGLLGMHALAPVGGTGHPEHAHAAHRGVVMDAPGDCPDGHCGGHHLHHADPSCASGAVGGGPELPGPVAGPVRAYEPCGEPRTRTAGAPDGARAPPSLAELQLLRI from the coding sequence ATGCCCGGCACCGCGCCCCAGCGCGCCCCGCGAGCGCCACTGCGGCGCCCGCTCGGGCTGCTCGTGCTCGCGGTGCTCGCCGGACTGCTCGGGATGCACGCGCTGGCACCCGTCGGCGGTACCGGGCACCCGGAGCATGCGCACGCCGCCCACCGGGGTGTCGTCATGGACGCGCCCGGCGACTGCCCCGACGGCCACTGCGGCGGCCACCACCTGCACCACGCCGACCCGAGCTGCGCCTCGGGCGCCGTCGGTGGCGGGCCCGAGCTGCCGGGGCCGGTCGCGGGCCCGGTGCGTGCGTACGAGCCGTGCGGTGAACCCCGCACCCGTACCGCCGGCGCGCCGGACGGCGCGCGAGCACCACCCTCACTGGCCGAACTCCAGCTCCTGCGGATCTAG
- a CDS encoding DUF305 domain-containing protein produces MTTSHPIRRAALGAATACAVVLLAACGGKDTSAHGATGAHGAPAASTGADAHNAQDVAFAQGMIPHHQQALEMARLASGRSASAQVKALAARVEKAQDPEIRTMTGWLTSWGEEAPMAGMDHSGHGGMTGMSGMMSADDMTSLENSTGADFDRKFLTLMTAHHQGAVEMATTEKDKGGDARATRMADDVITAQSAEIKEMKGLLAAR; encoded by the coding sequence ATGACCACCTCTCACCCGATCCGCCGTGCCGCGCTCGGCGCCGCCACCGCCTGTGCCGTCGTCCTCCTCGCCGCCTGCGGAGGCAAGGACACCAGCGCCCACGGAGCGACCGGCGCCCACGGAGCCCCGGCCGCTTCCACCGGGGCGGACGCCCACAACGCCCAGGACGTCGCCTTCGCGCAGGGCATGATCCCGCACCACCAGCAGGCCCTGGAGATGGCCCGGCTGGCCTCCGGCCGCTCCGCCTCCGCCCAGGTGAAGGCCCTCGCCGCCCGTGTCGAGAAGGCGCAGGACCCGGAGATCCGCACCATGACCGGCTGGCTCACGTCCTGGGGTGAAGAGGCCCCCATGGCGGGCATGGACCACTCGGGGCACGGCGGCATGACGGGCATGTCCGGGATGATGAGCGCCGACGACATGACGTCCCTGGAGAACAGCACCGGCGCGGACTTCGACAGGAAGTTCCTGACCCTGATGACCGCCCACCACCAGGGCGCCGTGGAGATGGCCACCACGGAGAAGGACAAGGGCGGCGACGCCCGCGCCACCAGGATGGCGGACGACGTGATCACCGCGCAGAGCGCCGAGATCAAGGAGATGAAGGGCCTGCTCGCCGCCAGGTGA
- the rocD gene encoding ornithine--oxo-acid transaminase yields MTAPAHARTSADLIRAEEPVLAHNYHPLPVVVARAEGAWVEDVEGRRYLDMLAGYSALNFGHRHPALIQAAHDQLDRLTLTSRAFHNDRLAEFAERLAALTGLDMVLPMNTGAEAVESGIKVARKWAYDVKGVPEGQATIVVAADNFHGRTTTIVSFSTDETARAGFGPFTPGFRIVPYNDLAALEEAVDETTAAVLIEPIQGEAGVIIPDEGYLAGVRELTRRKGCLFIADEIQSGLGRTGRTLAVEHESVVPDVLLLGKALGGGIVPVSAVVARREVMGVLGPGEHGSTFGGNPLAAAVGTAVVGLLETGEFQRRADELGLVLREGLEALRGHGVSGFRARGLWAGVDVDPALGTGREISERLMREGILVKDTHGSTIRLAPPLTVTADELRSALGTLEKVLGQAG; encoded by the coding sequence ATGACCGCACCCGCGCACGCGCGCACGTCCGCCGACCTGATCCGGGCGGAGGAGCCGGTGCTCGCGCACAACTACCACCCGCTGCCCGTCGTCGTGGCACGGGCCGAGGGCGCCTGGGTGGAGGACGTCGAGGGCCGCCGGTACCTCGACATGCTGGCGGGCTACTCGGCCCTCAACTTCGGCCACCGCCACCCGGCGCTGATCCAGGCCGCGCACGACCAACTGGACCGGCTGACGCTGACCTCCCGCGCCTTCCACAACGACCGGCTGGCCGAGTTCGCGGAGCGGCTCGCGGCGCTGACCGGACTGGACATGGTGCTGCCGATGAACACCGGCGCGGAGGCGGTGGAGAGCGGCATCAAGGTGGCCCGCAAGTGGGCGTACGACGTGAAGGGCGTGCCCGAGGGGCAGGCCACGATCGTGGTCGCGGCGGACAACTTCCACGGCCGGACGACGACCATCGTCAGCTTCTCCACGGACGAGACGGCCCGGGCGGGCTTCGGCCCCTTCACCCCCGGGTTCCGGATCGTGCCGTACAACGACCTGGCCGCGCTGGAGGAGGCGGTCGACGAGACCACGGCGGCGGTGCTGATCGAGCCCATCCAGGGCGAGGCCGGGGTGATCATCCCGGACGAGGGCTATCTGGCCGGGGTGCGGGAGCTGACCCGGCGCAAGGGGTGCCTGTTCATCGCCGACGAGATCCAGTCCGGGCTCGGCCGCACCGGCCGCACCCTGGCCGTCGAGCACGAGTCGGTCGTGCCGGACGTGCTGCTGCTGGGCAAGGCGCTGGGCGGCGGCATCGTCCCGGTGTCGGCGGTGGTGGCCCGGCGCGAGGTGATGGGCGTACTGGGTCCGGGCGAGCACGGCTCCACCTTCGGCGGCAACCCGCTGGCGGCCGCGGTCGGCACGGCGGTGGTCGGACTGCTGGAGACGGGCGAGTTCCAGCGCCGGGCCGACGAGCTGGGTCTCGTCCTGCGCGAGGGGCTGGAGGCGCTGCGCGGTCACGGGGTGAGCGGGTTCCGCGCGCGGGGCCTGTGGGCCGGCGTGGACGTGGACCCGGCCCTGGGCACGGGCCGGGAGATCAGCGAGCGGCTGATGCGGGAGGGCATCCTCGTCAAGGACACCCACGGCTCCACGATCCGGCTCGCTCCCCCGCTGACGGTCACGGCCGACGAGCTGCGCTCCGCGCTGGGCACGCTGGAGAAGGTGCTGGGACAGGCGGGCTGA
- the ddaH gene encoding dimethylargininase produces the protein MAETRVQRPRRFLVCEPRHFTVQYAINPWMRPDSPVDVDLAQSQWQALIDAYRAHGHTVDAVDPVPGLPDMVFAANAAFVVGGRVFGSLFHAPERRPESVHYDSWFKTAGYDVYRPLAVTEGEGDLVWTGRYVLAGTGFRTTRDAHREAQEFFGHPVIALTLVDPYFYHLDTALFVLDDDNIAYYPEAFSAGSREVLQRLYPDAVLATRDDAMAFGLNSVSDGRHVFIAPQAEVLAERLANHGYDPVPVDLSELHKAGGGIKCCTQEIRS, from the coding sequence GTGGCCGAAACCCGAGTGCAGCGCCCCCGGCGCTTCCTGGTCTGTGAACCCAGGCACTTCACCGTCCAGTACGCGATCAACCCCTGGATGCGCCCCGACTCCCCCGTGGACGTCGATCTCGCCCAGTCCCAGTGGCAGGCGCTGATCGACGCCTACCGCGCCCATGGACACACCGTGGACGCGGTCGACCCGGTGCCGGGCCTGCCCGACATGGTCTTCGCGGCCAACGCCGCCTTCGTGGTCGGCGGCCGGGTCTTCGGCTCGCTCTTCCACGCGCCCGAGCGGCGTCCGGAGTCCGTCCACTACGACTCCTGGTTCAAGACGGCGGGGTACGACGTGTACCGCCCGCTGGCGGTGACCGAGGGCGAGGGCGACCTCGTGTGGACCGGCCGGTACGTGCTGGCCGGGACCGGCTTCCGCACCACCCGCGACGCCCACCGCGAGGCGCAGGAGTTCTTCGGCCACCCGGTGATCGCCCTGACCCTGGTGGACCCGTACTTCTACCACCTGGACACGGCGCTGTTCGTGCTGGACGACGACAACATCGCCTATTACCCGGAGGCGTTCTCGGCGGGCAGCCGCGAGGTGCTCCAGCGGCTCTACCCGGACGCGGTGCTCGCCACCCGCGACGACGCGATGGCGTTCGGCCTGAACTCGGTGTCCGACGGCCGGCACGTCTTCATCGCCCCCCAGGCCGAGGTGCTCGCCGAGCGCCTGGCCAACCACGGCTACGACCCCGTGCCCGTCGACCTGTCGGAGCTGCACAAGGCAGGCGGCGGCATCAAGTGCTGCACTCAGGAGATCCGCTCATGA
- a CDS encoding Lrp/AsnC family transcriptional regulator: protein MNSRAASFDDLDRKIITALMANARSSFAEIGAAVGLSATAVKRRVDRLRETGVITGFTATVKPVALGWRTEAYVEVYCEGAAPPRRLAEVVSNHPEITAAMTVTGGADALLHVRARDVEHFEGVLERIRAEPFIRKTISVMVLSHLLPESPEAGATQAAPE, encoded by the coding sequence ATGAACAGCAGGGCCGCGTCCTTCGACGACCTCGACCGCAAGATCATCACCGCGCTGATGGCGAACGCCCGGAGCAGTTTCGCCGAGATCGGCGCGGCCGTCGGGCTGTCGGCCACGGCGGTCAAGCGGCGGGTGGACCGGCTGCGGGAGACCGGGGTGATCACCGGGTTCACGGCGACCGTGAAGCCCGTCGCGCTCGGCTGGCGCACGGAGGCGTACGTCGAGGTCTACTGCGAGGGCGCGGCGCCGCCCCGGCGGCTGGCGGAGGTGGTCAGCAACCATCCGGAGATCACGGCCGCCATGACGGTGACCGGGGGCGCGGACGCCCTGCTGCACGTACGGGCGCGGGACGTGGAGCACTTCGAGGGAGTGCTGGAGCGCATCCGCGCCGAGCCCTTCATCCGGAAGACGATCAGCGTCATGGTGCTGTCCCACCTCCTCCCGGAAAGCCCGGAGGCGGGCGCCACCCAGGCCGCTCCGGAGTGA
- a CDS encoding cytochrome c oxidase assembly protein, whose product MDHSGHGMMPDLPPFTLGRGLVWSADPFFLVACAAGLALYGWGVLRLRRRGDAWPVSRTVSYVVGVLTIGLVMCTRLNDYGMVMFSVHMVQHMVISMLSPILILLGAPVTLALRALPTAGRDRTGPRELLLTLLHSRYMRFITHPAFTIPLFIASLYALYFSPVFDFLMGSRAGHIAMMVHFLAVGVVFFWPIIGVDPGPHRPNHLMRMLELFAGMPFHAFFGIALMMASEPMVETFKNPPASLGIDALADQGAAGGIAWAFSEIPSVLVLIALLFQWYRSEQRQARRKDRAAERDGDQELAAYNAYLASLSAREG is encoded by the coding sequence ATGGACCACAGCGGGCACGGCATGATGCCGGATCTGCCGCCGTTCACGCTGGGACGGGGGCTCGTGTGGTCGGCCGACCCGTTCTTCCTGGTCGCCTGTGCGGCCGGGCTGGCCCTGTACGGCTGGGGTGTTCTTCGGCTGCGGCGGCGCGGGGACGCGTGGCCGGTGTCGCGGACGGTGTCCTACGTGGTGGGTGTACTGACCATCGGGCTGGTGATGTGCACCCGGCTGAACGACTACGGCATGGTCATGTTCAGCGTGCACATGGTGCAGCACATGGTGATCAGCATGCTGTCGCCGATCCTGATCCTGCTCGGTGCGCCGGTGACACTGGCGCTGCGGGCGCTGCCGACGGCCGGCCGGGACCGCACCGGCCCGCGTGAACTGCTGCTGACGCTGCTGCACAGCCGGTACATGCGGTTCATCACGCATCCGGCGTTCACGATCCCGCTGTTCATCGCCAGCCTGTACGCGCTGTACTTCTCGCCCGTCTTCGACTTCCTGATGGGCTCCAGGGCCGGGCACATCGCCATGATGGTGCACTTCCTGGCGGTGGGCGTGGTGTTCTTCTGGCCGATCATCGGCGTCGATCCGGGCCCGCACCGGCCCAACCATCTGATGCGGATGCTGGAGCTGTTCGCGGGCATGCCGTTCCACGCCTTCTTCGGCATCGCGCTGATGATGGCGTCGGAGCCGATGGTGGAGACGTTCAAGAACCCGCCCGCCTCGCTCGGCATCGACGCGCTCGCGGACCAGGGCGCGGCCGGCGGCATCGCCTGGGCGTTCAGCGAGATCCCGTCGGTGCTGGTGCTGATCGCGCTGCTGTTCCAGTGGTACCGCTCCGAGCAGCGGCAGGCCCGCCGCAAGGACCGGGCGGCGGAGCGGGACGGCGACCAGGAGCTGGCGGCGTACAACGCCTATCTGGCCTCGCTGAGCGCGCGCGAGGGCTGA
- a CDS encoding 6-phosphofructokinase, with amino-acid sequence MRIGVLTSGGDCPGLNAVIRSVVHRALVDHGDEVIGFRDGWKGLLECDYLKLDLDAVSGILARGGTILGSSRVRPEHLRGGVERVKGHVEELGLDAIIPIGGEGTLKAARLLSDSGLPIVGVPKTIDNDIAATDVTFGFDTAVGVATEALDRLKTTAESHQRVLIVEVMGRHTGWIALNSGTAAGAHAIVVPERPFDIEELTRRVGARFEAGKRFAIVVAAEGAKPRAGSMEFDEGGRDIYGHERFAGIARQLSVELEQRLGKEARPVILGHVQRGGTPTAYDRVLATRFGWHAVEAVHREEFGRMTALHGTDIVMVPLADAVSTLKTVPAERYAEAEYVL; translated from the coding sequence ATGCGCATTGGTGTCCTCACCTCCGGCGGCGACTGCCCCGGCCTGAACGCCGTCATCCGGTCCGTCGTGCACCGAGCCCTCGTCGACCACGGCGACGAGGTCATCGGCTTCCGCGACGGCTGGAAGGGCCTCCTCGAGTGCGACTACTTGAAGCTCGACCTGGACGCCGTGAGCGGCATCCTGGCGCGCGGCGGCACGATCCTCGGCTCCTCCCGCGTCCGCCCGGAGCATCTGCGCGGCGGGGTGGAGCGGGTCAAGGGCCATGTCGAGGAACTCGGTCTCGACGCGATCATCCCGATCGGCGGTGAGGGCACGCTGAAGGCGGCCCGGCTGCTGTCCGACAGCGGGCTGCCGATCGTGGGCGTGCCCAAGACCATCGACAACGACATCGCGGCGACCGATGTCACCTTCGGCTTCGACACGGCGGTGGGGGTGGCCACCGAGGCGCTGGACCGGCTGAAGACCACCGCCGAGTCCCATCAGCGGGTGCTGATCGTGGAGGTCATGGGCCGCCACACCGGCTGGATAGCGCTGAACTCCGGCACGGCGGCCGGCGCGCACGCCATCGTGGTCCCGGAACGGCCCTTCGACATCGAGGAGTTGACGCGCCGGGTGGGCGCCAGGTTCGAGGCGGGCAAGCGCTTCGCCATCGTGGTGGCCGCCGAGGGCGCCAAGCCCCGCGCCGGTTCGATGGAGTTCGACGAGGGCGGCCGGGACATCTACGGCCACGAGCGCTTCGCCGGGATCGCCCGCCAGCTCTCCGTCGAGCTGGAGCAGCGCCTCGGCAAGGAGGCGCGGCCGGTGATCCTCGGACATGTGCAGCGCGGCGGCACGCCGACGGCGTACGACCGAGTGCTGGCGACCCGGTTCGGCTGGCACGCGGTGGAGGCGGTGCACCGGGAGGAGTTCGGCCGGATGACCGCGCTGCACGGCACGGACATCGTGATGGTTCCGCTGGCCGACGCGGTCAGCACCCTGAAGACGGTCCCGGCCGAGCGGTACGCCGAGGCGGAGTACGTGCTGTAG